CCAGAAATCCCCGCCTCCGGGAACCTTCATCCGCGCTTCAACTAAACCCGATCACGCTCTAGGGATGCGCTGAAGAAGTCTTGTATGGCTGGTGGGAAAGCGACCGAGGCATAATTTACCGGCGCTGGCACGCCACTGCTCGTGATTTTGGAGCGAAGTCAGGGTTCGGATTAAATTTTTTCTGTGCCTTGGCGGGGTCGAGGCACACTGCGGGCGTAATCAGGCCGATGACGGGGGAAGGAGCACCTTCTTGGCGATCACCAGATTGGCCAGGGCGAACAGCGTGTGGAGCTGTGCGGTGTTCTTATGCAGGCCGCGATAGCGCAGCTTCTTATGACGGAAGCGGTTCTTGACGATGTGGAAGGGATGCTCGACCACGGCGCGCACCTGCGATAGCGCCCGCTCCACCGGCTCCGCCAACTCCCGCAGCGCTTTCGGGAGCGCTTTGATGATGCTGCGCTTGATCGCGATGTTCCATGATACATCGCGATCCTCAAGTTCAGGCCGCTTGTCCGCCCCGGTGTAGCCGGCATCGCCGAAGACGTCTTCCTCTTCGCCGTGCAGCAGCGCCACCGTCTGGGTGATGTCGGCTTCGTTGGCGGCGGTCCCGACCACCGTGTGCACCAGCCCCGAGGCGACATCGACCCCGATGTGGGCCTTCATCCCAAAGTACCACTGATTGCCTTTCTTGGTCTGGTGCATCTCCGGGTCGCGGCTCTGGTGCTTGTTCTTGGTCGAGGACGGCGCGGCGATGATCGTGGCGTCGACAATCGTCCCTTGCCGCATCAGCAAGCCACGCTCCTCCAGCATCGCGTTGACTTCCTCGAACAGTCCCTTGGTCAAATCGTGCCGCTCCAGCCAATGCCGGAAATGCAGCACCGTGGTCGCGTCGGGGATCGCCTCGCGGTTCAGCATGATCCCGGCAAAGCCGCGCAGCGCTTGGCTGTCGTAGAATGCGTCCTCGACCGCTTCATCGGCCAACCCGTACCACTGCTGCACAAAATAGACCCGCAGCATGCGTCCCAACGGGATCGGCGGCCGACCGCGCTCGCCTTTCGGATAAAGCGGCGCAAGCCGCTCCGCCAGCCGCGCCCACGGCACCACCGCTTCCATGTCCGCCAGAAACTTATCTCGCCGCGTCTGCTTCTTCTTGGCCCCGTATTCCACCTCGGCAAAGCTCGCCTGACGCTGCATTGATCTGCTCCGGCTTCCAGCACCAGGCAGATTCTACCTATTCCATCGCCCGAAACGAGCTTTTTTCAGTGTTTTCCTAGAAGCCAGCAGCAAGCTACTGGTCAGCTACATGGTGGGGAGCC
The Terriglobales bacterium genome window above contains:
- a CDS encoding IS5 family transposase, coding for MQRQASFAEVEYGAKKKQTRRDKFLADMEAVVPWARLAERLAPLYPKGERGRPPIPLGRMLRVYFVQQWYGLADEAVEDAFYDSQALRGFAGIMLNREAIPDATTVLHFRHWLERHDLTKGLFEEVNAMLEERGLLMRQGTIVDATIIAAPSSTKNKHQSRDPEMHQTKKGNQWYFGMKAHIGVDVASGLVHTVVGTAANEADITQTVALLHGEEEDVFGDAGYTGADKRPELEDRDVSWNIAIKRSIIKALPKALRELAEPVERALSQVRAVVEHPFHIVKNRFRHKKLRYRGLHKNTAQLHTLFALANLVIAKKVLLPPSSA